CTACCTCCGACGCCTGAAGAATACACCCAACAATgtcgcagacagactgcacaacgacacacaatCAATAAccgctcacccatccgcgcaggtacgcgacgagactcatacgggaaaaaggcaggaccgtgtggggccgccacacgccacaagcggcgtattccgaaacgagtgaactcggatcgttcgcttccgcaactggattggcccacgcatcccacgccggacactcactctctgaaggataCCGACAACACGTCATCGAGGTGCGGGAACAAgttgtcctttctccacggggTCGTATTCGCCTCCGAAGATAAAAGATGCTACATCGTTCACCCTTGTATTCCCTTCCTGTGCAGCCGTTGCCACGGCGTGAAAGCACTGGACATTGACACAGCCTGCGGCAGGCTATACAGCGATAATATCTTACAACGTACCCCAGACTGTTACAACCTCCTGACAGCTGTGGCGccaccaaacgcaacacgtcgacaattcgtgcccGAGTGATGCGGCACCTCGGGGAGCACCTGTGCCGCAAATGAACCATGGTCGTCccgcccgcacagtgcctccgccgccagctagctacacctcatcgcggtgaccccatcagcagtagtctctacgtggtgccgcagttgccacgagacacaCCACACGCTCCCGGAACCTCTTCTTCTAACATCTCCGGCGCCTGGGCAATACGCCCGACCATCtcccagacagactgcataacgacacacaaccagtaacctctcacccatccgcgcgTGCACTCGACGAATCGCATATCATACACCGGCCGGACCATGTGGCGCCCGCACacccaacacgtcgacaaatCGTGCCACAGCGacgtcggacctctggctgtcACCTGCGGCGGAAGCCTAGGCATCGCTACACCGCCCACACAGCGCTTCCGATGCGAGCCGACAAACCCTCAACACGTAACCTCCATCACGtgtagtctctgcatggcctgACGTCCGAGTCGAAATACGAAACCCGCTCTCTCATTCTCGCTCACTAtcgcttcctgtcaacgAGCAGCCACATCGGAAAACCACCTGCCAatcacacacagcgaagTACTCTCACCCGGCCCTCTATCCACCACCCCCCACGCCCTCATCCCACCCCGCAACCTGTGGTGtcgccaaacgcaacacgtcggcagTTCGTGCCAAAGTGCCGAAGGACCTCTGGGGGGgtggccgcgccgcaaactAAACATGGACATGCCCCcggcacagtgcctccgctgCCACCTAACAACACCTCCTCGCGGTCACTCCATCAGCAGTCGCCTCGGCGCTacgtggtgcggcagttgccTCGAGACATAGAACACGCCCACGagtccgtttctcctcttaCCTCCAGATTCTGAACAGAACGCCCAGCAATctcgcagacagactgcacaacgacacacaaccaataaccgctcacccatccgcgcaggtacgcgacgagactcatacgggaaaaaggcaggaccgtttggggccgccacacgccacaagcggcgtattccgaaacgagtgaactcggatcgttcgcttccgcaactggattggcccacgcatcccacgccggacactcactctctgaaggataCCGACAACACGGCATCGAGGTGCGGGAACAAgttgtcctttctccacggggTCGTATTCGCCTCCAAAAATAAAAGATGCTACATCCCTCTTCCTTATACTCCCTTCCTGTACAGCCGTTGCCACGGCGTGAAAGCACTGGACATTGACACAGCCTGCGGCAGGCTATACAGCGATAATATCTTACAACGTACCCCAGACTGTTACAACCTCCTGACAGCTGCGGCGccaccaaacgcaacacgtcgacaattcgtgtccgagtgatgtcggacctcggggagcacctgtgccgcaaatgaaacatggtcgtcccgcccgcacagtgcctcgCCGCCAGCCTAACTACACCTCATCGGggtgaccccatcagcagtagtctctacgtggtgcCGCAGTTGCCGCGAGACACACCACACGCTCCCGCAACCTTTTCTTCTAACATCTCCGGCGCCTGGGCAATTCGCCCGACCATCtcccagacagactgcataacgacacacaaccagtaacctctcacccatccgcgcatgcactcgacgaATCGCATATCATACACCGGCCGgaccatgtggcgccgccacacccaacacgtcgacaaatCGTGCCACAGCGacgtcggacctctggctgtcACCTGCGGCGGAGCCTAGGCATCGCTACACCGCCCACAcagcgcttccgacgcgagccgacaaaccctcaacacgtaacctccatcacgtgtagtctctgcatggcctgACGTCCGAGTCGAAATACGAAATCGGCACTCTCATTCTCGCTCactgtcgcttcctgtcaacgAGCAGCCACATCGGATAACCACCTGCCAatcacacacagcgaagcacttctcacccggccctccatccaccaccccccacgccctcatcccaccccgcaacctgtggtgtcgccaaacgcaacacgtcgacaattcgtgccagagtgatgcGGCACCTCGGGGAGCACCTGTGCCGCAGCTGTAACAATGACATGCTCgtcgcacagtgcctccgcggCCAGCTATcaacacctcatcgcggtgaccccatcagcagtagtctctacgtggcCCGGGAGGAATCTCGAAATGCAGAACACGACCGCGCGTCCGTTTTCGTCCCCTACCTCCGACGCCTGAAGAATACACCCAACAATgtcgcagacagactgcacaacgacacacaatCAATAAccgctcacccatccgcgcaggtacgcgacgagactcatacgggaaaaaggcaggaccgtgtggggccgccacacgccacaagcggcgtattccgaaacgagtgaactcggatcgttcgcttccgcaactggattggcccacgcatcccacgccggacactcactctctgaaggataCCGACAACACGTCATCGAGGTGCGGGAACAAgttgtcctttctccacggggTCGTATTCGCCTCCGAAGATAAAAGATGCTACATCGTTCACCCTTGTATTCCCTTCCTGTGCAGCCGTTGCCACGGCGTGAAAGCACTGGACATTGACACAGCCTGCGGCAGGCTATACAGCGATAATATCTTACAACGTACCCCAGACTGTTACAACCTCCTGACAGCTGTGGCGccaccaaacgcaacacgtcgacaattcgtgcccGAGTGATGCGGCACCTCGGGGAGCACCTGTGCCGCAAATGAACCATGGTCGTCccgcccgcacagtgcctccgccgccagctagctacacctcatcgcggtgaccccatcagcagtagtctctacgtggtgccgcagttgccacgagacacaCCACACGCTCCCGGAACCTCTTCTTCTAACATCTCCGGCGCCTGGGCAATACGCCCGACCATCtcccagacagactgcataacgacacacaaccagtaacctctcacccatccgcgcgTGCACTCGACGAATCGCATATCATACACCGGCCGGACCATGTGGCGCCCGCACacccaacacgtcgacaaatCGTGCCACAGCGacgtcggacctctggctgtcACCTGCGGCGGAACCTAGACATCGCTACACCGCCCACAcagcgcttccgacgcgagccgacaaaccctcaacacgtaacctccatcacgtgtagtctctgcatggcctgACGTCCGAGTCGAAATACGAAACCCGCTCTCTCATTCTCGCTCACTAtcgcttcctgtcaacgAGCAGCCACATCGGAAAACCACCTGCCAatcacacacagcgaagTACTCTCACCCGGCCCTCTATCCACCACCCCCCACGCCCTCATCCCACCCCGCAACCTGTGGTGtcgccaaacgcaacacgtcggcagTTCGTGCCAAAGTGCCGAAGGACCTCTGGGGGGgtggccgcgccgcaaactAAACATGGACATGCCCCcggcacagtgcctccgctgCCACCTAACAACACCTCCTCGCGGTCACTCCATCAGCAGTCGCCTCGGCGCTacgtggtgcggcagttgcctcgagacacagaacacgCCCACGagtccgtttctcctcttaCCTCCAGATTCTGAACAGAACGCCCAGCAATctcgcagacagactgcacaacgacacacaaccaataaccgctcacccatccgcgcaggtacgcgacgagactcatacgggaaaaaggcaggaccgtttggggccgccacacgccacaagcggcgtattccgaaacgagtgaactcggatcgttcgcttccgcaactggattggcccacgcatcccacgccggacactcactctctgaaggataCCGACAACACGTCATCGAGGTGCGGGAACAAgttgtcctttctccacggggTCGTATTCGCCTCCAAAAATAAAAGATGCTACATCCCTCTTCCTTATACTCCCTTCCTGTACAGCCGTTGCCACGGCGTGAAAGCACTGGACATTGACACAGCCTGCGGCAGGCTATACAGCGATAATATCTTACAACGTACCCCAGACTGTTACAACCTCCTGACAGCTGCGGCGccaccaaacgcaacacgtcgacaattcgtgcccGAGTGATGCGGCACCTCGGGGAGCACCTGTGCCGCAAATGAAACATGGTCGTCccgcccgcacagtgcctccgccgccagctagCTACACCCCATCGCggtgaccccatcagcagtagtctctacgtCGTGCCGCAGTTGCCTCGAGACACACCACAAGCCCGCAcatccttttcctctcttacctcccgcgcctgGGCAATTCGCCCGACCATCtcccagacagactgcataacgacacacaaccggtaacctctcacccatccgcTCATTTACGCGACGAGTCGCATACCATACACCGGCCGGgccatgtggcgccgccacacccaacacgtcgacaattcgtgccacAGCGacgtcggacctctggctgtcACCTGCGGCGGAACCTAGACATCGCTACACCGCCCACAcagcgcttccgacgcgagccgacaaaccctcaacacgtaacctccatcacgtgtagtctctgcatggcctgACGTCCGAGTCGAAATACGAAATCGGCACTCTCATTCTCGCTCactgtcgcttcctgtcaacgAGCAGCCACATCGGATAACCACCTGCCAatcacacacagcgaagcaCTTCTCACCCGGCCCTCCAGCCACCACCCCCCACGACCTCATCCCACCCTGCAACCTGTAGAGCCGCCgaacgcaacacgtcggcagttcgtgccagagtgatgtcggacctctggctaGCTAGTGCCCGCGCCACACACGCAACGTGGACATGCCGCCGGCACAGTGCCTCCACTGCCAGCTATCAACACCTCATCGCAGTGATCCtatcagcagtagtctctacgtggtgcGGCAGCTGTCTCGAAATGCAGAACACGCCCGCGcgtccgttttttctcttacCTCCGCTGCCTGAAGAATACACCCATCAATgtcgcagacagactgcacaacgacacacaatCAATAAccgctcacccatccgcgcaggtACGCGACGAAACTCATacgggaaaaaggcaggaccgtgtggggccgccacacgccacaagcggcgtattccgaaacgagtgaactcggatcgttcgcttccgcaactggattggcccacgcatcccacgccggacactcactctctgaaggataCCGACAACACGTCATCGAGGTGCGGGAACAAgttgtcctttctccacggggTCGTATTCGCCTCCAAAAATAAAAGATGCTACATCGTTCACCCTTGTATTCCCTTCCTGTACAGCCGTTGCCACGGCGTGAAAGCACTGGACATTGACACAGCCTGCGGCAGGCTATACAGCGATAATATCTTACAACGTACCCCAGACTGTTACAACCTCCTGACAGCTGTGGCGccaccaaacgcaacacgtcgacaattcgtgtCCGAATGATGTCGGCACCTCGGGGAGCACCTGTGCCGCAAATGAATCATGGTCGTCccgcccgcacagtgcctccgccgccagctaactacacctcatcgcggtgaccccatcagcagcagtctctacgtggtgccgcagttgccacgagacacaCCACACGCTCCCGGAACCTTTTCTTCTAACATCTCCGGCGCCTGGGCAATTCGCCCGACCATCtcccagacagactgcataacgacacacaaccagtaacctctcacccatccgcgcatgcactcgacgaATCGCATATCATACACCGGCCGgaccatgtggcgccgccacacccaacacgtcgacaattcgtgccagagtgatgcGGCACCTCGGGGAGCACCTGTGCCGCAGCTGTAACAATGACATGTTCgtcgcacagtgcctccgcggCCAGCTATcaacacctcatcgcggtgatcccatcagcagtagtctctacgtggcCCGGGAAGTGTCTCGAAAAAGGGAACAGGCCCGCgcgtccgtttcttctcttacCTCCGACGCCTGAAGAATACGCCCAACAATctcgcagacagactgcacaacgacacacaatCAATAAccgctcacccatccgcgcaggtACGCGACGAAACTCATacgggaaaaaggcaggacTGTGTGGAGCCACCACACGCTACAAGCGGCGTAttccgaaacgagtgaactcgga
This portion of the Toxoplasma gondii ME49 unplaced genomic scaffold asmbl.1847, whole genome shotgun sequence genome encodes:
- a CDS encoding hypothetical protein (encoded by transcript TGME49_328900) encodes the protein MFRDVETSVWEMVGRFVEARESVCEIVGRILQASESVWEMVGRIAQAPEMLEEKVPGACESECPAWDAWANPVAEANDPSSLVSEYAACGVWRPHTVLPFSRMSFVAYLRGWAAEVAGWDEVVGGGGWRAGLSGRWSGELPRRGSCQEVVTVWESECPAWDAWANPVAEANDPSSLVSEYAACGVWRPQTVLPFSRMSLVAYLRGWNLESVWEMVGRIAQAPEMLEEEVPGACESECPAWDAWANPVAEANDPSSLVSEYAACGVWRPHTVLPFSRMSLVAYLRGWASESVWEMVGRIAQAPEMLEEKVAGACESECPAWDAWANPVAEANDPSSLVSEYAACGVWRPQTVLPFSRMSLVAYLRGWNLESVWEMVGRIAQAPEMLEEEVPGACESECPAWDAWANPVAEANDPSSLVSEYAACGVWRPHTVLPFSRMSLVAYLRGWASESVWEMVGRIAQAPESVCEIARRILQAAESVWEMLGRIAQARESVCNIVGRILQAAAVAGWDEGVVFRRGCALTGSESDSQRSDVAVARIVDVLGVAAPHGSAGQDARRDQCRWGHRDEALLAGGGGTLRAACPCYICGTDDRYRSDITRAPFVDVLGVAAPHASARQDGDRQRSDITRARSVDVSGVAAPHGPAVVWRRRFSPRYDITLARIVDVLGVAAPHGRAVVCCQEVVTVWGTL